Genomic segment of Dromiciops gliroides isolate mDroGli1 chromosome 3, mDroGli1.pri, whole genome shotgun sequence:
agtaataaaacaagaaaaagaaatgaagggaataaGCATCAACAAGGAGGTAACAAAATTATCAAGTTTTGCATATGACCATTTATTTAAAGAACCCtagaatcaaatttttaaaaattgaaacattaattTTAGCAGTTACAAGATATAAATAAACATGCACaaatcatcaatatttctatacacagtattaccaacaaaatccagtaggaagacagagaaattccatttaaaataactacagatggAATAAATACTTGGGAATTCATCTGCCAACACACACATAGAAACCATATgcacacaattataaaacactttaaaataaatacagatcTAAATtgcagaaatattaattgctcgtgggaagctaagccaatataataaaaatgacaataactcaaattaatttacttattcaatgtcataccaaTGAAACTATTAAAGGAATACTTTACAGAGCTACAAAAATAGTAATAAAGTTGATCTGAAGTTATAATAGGTCGAGAAAATCAAGGTAATTAATGGgagaaaaaagtgggaaggaggcctaacagtatcagatctcaaactatactacaagcacataataatcaaaacaatttggcaCTAGGTATAAGAAAGGctgatcagtagaatagattggGTAGACAAAATACAGGAACCAATAGGCACAATTACCTGGAAAAGATCTCAGCTattgggggcaagaactcactattttaaaaaatttatattttatcttttcccaatcacatgtaaaaacaattttaaccttcatttaaaaaaattttgtgaaaaattttctcccttcctctccacccctctccttgagaaggcaagcagtttgatacaGATCATAcaagtgcagtcatgcaaaacatatttctgtattagctaTATTGCAGAAGAAAACACAggtaatgtgaaaatgttttgcatgactgtgcatgtataatctatatcaaactgcttgccttctcaaggcaggggaaaagggaaagatgaaaagaatttggaactcaaaatttaaaaaaacaacattttttgtttaagctgtggtacatgattgtaatggaatattattgtgctataagaaatgacaagcaggatgatttcagaaaaatctgggaagacatatgaactaatgtatagtaaaatgagcagaaccaggagaacattgtgaacagtgacagcaatattgtttgatgaagaactgtgaatgacaactattctcggcaatacaattGTCCAAAGGACTAATTAGtcctgaaggactaatgatgaaacatactatccacctccaaaaaacggatattgatttaacacagactgaagcatgctatttttcactttcattattttcttttgcgttttcttctacaaaatggctaatatgatgtgtggtaaaaagttttaacagtcggttggataatggagagacgccagttttttttttaggaccacccttttggggaggagaccaacggcatgagctacgcacaccagtccacctgcgacgcaggccagattgcctgctgagcactcgacttccggggtgcgagcttaaaaggcaaggagagaacggaagtggggccttttttcctgctccgctggtctcctggctgcgctgcacagacagacgtggactggagtttgactcggcccagctctcggttaacagcatgcgtttgactcagtctctctccccaaaggtggccttgggttttggtgagttttatacggaatatagactaagcctagacttaagaggATTTGtgttgtatttctactttcctatccttctaatcaacatcaccttgtgactaccatacaataaaagctctatctagaaaaccagaagcttcttccatttactagtctgggagataaattaagggaaaggttaagtaggggagatttatgatctaatatccaattttaatctcacagatgttttatataattgcacatgtataacctatatctgaatgcttatAGCTTTAGGGAAAAggtggagggaaagggggagagaagaaatagaatttggaactcaacactttaaataaaaataaattatttacatgtaaaggagaaaaaaaataaaagaaaaaaaattttaaatgtatgctttgatctgcattcagactctattagTTCGTTCTTTGAAGGTGcttacatttttcatcataagtcctttggaattgtcttggatcattgtattgctgagaatggttaaatcattaacagttgatcatccttataatattgctgttagtgtgcACACAACAGTCAccaggttctgttcacttcacttgcatcagttcatatgagtcttctgtaacgattggaatgatgccacctgctggagacttactgtagaagagttccacccatgaagcgaaggtctttgagggcaagatcaggagtcttttctttggcgtcaggaagtgatgcaggctagtgggaggaggaaggaagagactggcactcggtctcactctctttcctttggactctggtggagagcggagctagaaatgtgctctccctttaatagataggaatctaggcctttctctctccctttaccaaattcttattctccttaataaatgcttaaaagtctaactcttgctaaagcttataatttattggcgaccactcattagatattttagacagactagctagaattttagcccttaacacttcccaggtttttctgaaatcatcctactggttatttcttaaaacacaacaatattccattacaatcatataccaaaacttgttcagctcttccccaattgatggaaaccctcaatttccaattctctgccaccacaaaaagaacttctgTAAATGTTTTTgaacatgtaggtcctttcctttctttcttttcttttttttaaaaactgtttgggatacagatctagaaGAGGTATTGCTAGGTCAAGACGCATGCATAATTTTGAGCCTTTTGGGTATAAAGAAcctattatttgacaaaaactgttgagaaaactgatattctggtagaaactaggtataaaccaagaTGTCATACTGTATGCCATAAGCTCCAAAATAGATacaattgattgattggttcatttctttattttggtggggaaatgagggttgtgacttgcccagggtcacacagctagtacgtgtcaagtgtctgaggccagatttgaactcaggtcctcctgaatccagggttggcactttatccagcaccacctagctaccccacatgATTTATTTATAAAGGCTAACATCATAAattagaaaggcatggaaaaaactgtcagatctatggatagagaAAGAACTCATGAGCAGGTAAGAGACAAAGTAGTTCACAGACAGTAAAAGAGGCAACTTTTATCACATAGTAATGAGTGCATAAGGAAAACCAATTCAGGTAAAATGAGTaggcaaatgagaaaaaaatccttgcaacaagtttctctaataGACCTCATTTCTATGATACATAGGGAGATTCAAATTTATcaaaatcatttcccaattgacaaatTGTCATGTGATGTGAATCGAGTATTCATGGGAAGAATGCAAGCTATCAAGAGCCatgagaaaaaaatgctctaaataactaataGAGAAATGTAAGTTAGAATAACTCTGAGGTAAACAGATGGGTAAATCtgatccccacccccccccaaaaaaaaggggaaatgtcAAATGCTAGACTGGTAATGCAAAACCAGATATCTTAATGCACTACTGGTGGTggtatgaattggtccaaccactatgtaatttggaaatacacCAAGAAGCTATAAAAGTGGGTATATGCCCTTCAATCCAGTGATAccgctactaggtctgtacccaaAAAAGAAccaagaggaaaaggactcatgtgTATAAAAAcattcattgtgtgtgtgtgtgtgtggggggacaccaaagaactgaaaactgaggtacccatcaactggggaatggctacacaagTTATGGCAtagaaatgtgatggaatactactgtgtcctaagaaatgaggaaaggtattattcattcattcatttatttattgcggggcaatgagggttaagtgacttgcctagggtcacacagctagtgtcaagtgtctgtggctggatttaaacccaggccctcttgaatccagggccagtgctttatccactgtgccacctagctgcttgcaaaggtatgattttttaaaaaaggaagacaagaaatgaaacaaagtaaAGCATGAAGAAaccagaaaaattaataaaatttaaactttatatgaaaagataattaactgAATAATTTAGGAACCTTGATCAACAtgatgaccaaccacaattccaaaggagttcATGAAACATGTTACCCAAATCTCAATAGAGGGTAATAGCctcagaatgcagactgaagccattttgtttgttttatttttaggacatggccaatgcagatatttgttttgttcaactgtacatgtttgtaatggttattgttgttcttgCTTTCTCACGGCAGGGATGTGGGGGGAGGTAGGGGAATTTGGAcctgaaaaataaaactgaatttgaaaACCAGTACTAGGAAAGTTAGGCAAAGGGCCTTGAGGGTTTGGAAGGATAGTGAGCTTTGTTTAGGACATGTTGGGTTTCTATAATAGGTAGCTGCAGATTCCAGAGTATAGGTTTAGAGAGAGGTTAGGTCTATACAAGTAAATCTGAGAGAAATCATTGAAATctatagaaatcagagaaatctATATAGAAATCACAGGAACTGATAACACTAAGTGAATtcatatagagggaaaagagagccCAAGGGGTCAGAATGTGATGTGGATAAAGTTTTAGCAAAGTAGACAGAGAAGTAGTACAAGTAggatgagaaccaggagaaagcagtcatgaaaacccagagagaagacagTATCAAGAAGAGAGTGAGTAACAGTGCCTAAGTATGCAaacaggtcaagaaggatgaggattgagaaaaggtcctTAGATTTGACGATTATCATCACTTTACATGTAGAGGGAGAAATGGGGTTTGTAAAACAGAGGGTGGCAAAAAGCATTtcagtgatgtgagatgagaaaCAAGGGAAGAGAGGCATCTCTTAGGAATGGCTTTCATCAACCTGGATACTGCTTCTCATAACACCCAACATGCTGATACTGGAAGGAAAGCACTCCTTGTTCCCCATTACCAAAATACACCTCTATCGCCACTGCTGCAACCTCCTTTGAGATTTAGTCAAATTTATCACACAGTTCAGATGCTTGAACCAGCCATCATACTAGGCAATTTCAATATATTGATATTGCCTCAAACTTCTAACTTCCTAGTATCTCAAATGTACTTAACtcccatgacctactccttcATGCCACTTCAGTGACACCATTGAATAGCCATCACCAGATGCTGTTCCACTTCTATGAATGAAAACTGAGATTTTATTTGATCATGATATTCCATGTGtccttattgttgttcattctcaCCTTGATCCCTGATCCTTCTACCATTTATACACTTTCCCAGGCATTCCCCACTGCTCTGGCTTACTTTTCCTGGACTCTCAATCTCAACCCTATCTACAGTTAGCCAGTTGAATTCAAAACTATTCTGAATCCAAGTGCTTTGTCTCTGTCATATTGCTACTCATGCACTGATGAAGCCCAATCTTTAATTACTCCCATAATCCAAGTGCTCTCCTAACTCAGGTATTCCTTAAGGGAGGTGAAGTCACAAAACTATGATGACAAAACACTATGACTATAAATTTATATTCTATAATCTCAAATGGACCCTCATGGCAGCAAAGCAATCCTTTAATTCAGTTGATTCTGTCTCACTCCTTAACAAGgctgcttcaggggcagctaggtggcacagcagatagagcactggcctggattcgggaggacctgagttcaaatccgacccaagacacatgacacttactagctgtgtgaccctgggcaagtcacttaactctcattgcccataaaaaacaaaacaaaaaaacaaggctGCTTCAAACTGTCTCAAGCCTCCCATACTATCAACTCCTTCCAATTCTCAGATGAGAAACTGCTCTTAACCTTTACTGAAAGAGGCCATTCACTTTAAAATCTCTTCCCACCCTCCTTGTTATTATCccctattttctcctttattctggTTTCCAACCGAAAGGTGGCTTATTTCCTTGCCAACATTAACCATTCCACACATGCCCTTAATCAAACCCCTTCTGTTCCTTTTTTGGAAAGCAGATTTTGTGTTACAGCCAAACTAGACACATAGGGTGAAGAGACACACACATTGCTTCCCCTAAGGGCAAAGACCATTTCACTCTTTTATTGGATTGGCAGGACAGAAAGTAATGGTGgtacagtaaaaaacaaaacaaaacacatgggTTGTTACTTCTTTGTGCTGTCCTCACACTTAAGAGCATAGTCTTTATAGTCCCCAAACTTGTTAAAACATTCATGGGTGGTTATCACTATTATTGGATGTCCTATCACTTATTGTTATTAAGGTTGAAAGTGGAGTCTTAAGTATGCTGATGTCTtcttgttgagtcctttcagtggtgtccaacttcatgaccccattttggagttttcctggtaataacactagagtggtttgccatttccttctccagctcactttacagatgaggaactgaggcaaataaggttaattaatttgcctagggttagttagtgtctgaggctggatttgaactcatgaggatgaatcttcctgattccaagcctattatgccacctatctgcccatgtCTTGTATTTTTTCCAACTCTAATGAGAGTGCTCTAGCATTGTTTTCTCTAATTTGCTTCCCTACTCTTCTCACATAACCCACCCACATTTTTCTGGAATGAAAAACTTACTTTTAGGCTCAGAGCTTTCCAAGGATAGccatacaattttaatttttcaaagtgaCTCACAAAAAAacctgatagagtctgaatgcagattgaagtataattttcagggttttttggtgttttcttcccttttgttctgtttcttttacaacgtgactaatgtggaaatatgtttaacataattgcaaGTGtttaacatatcagattgctagccatcttggggaggggggcagggaaaaAAGgggcgggagaaaaatttggaattcaacatcttattattaaaaaatgttgaaaactatctttacatgtaattggaaaaataaaatactatttacatttttttaaaaaaggaaaaaaagtgactCAGTTACAAGAAACCCAGGATAGCTAACATTAGTTCATGAGTTAATCCCAATTTGTAAGCAAATACTTTATGAAATACAGCAAGGCCTTGGTCAAAAGATTCATGTTTTCAATGCCCCTTCTACAGTCATTTTCAGTAGaggtttttcaatttctttcttcccAGGGCCCtttatcaaataaaaagaaaccatGCTTCTGAACTGGTTCTTGTGCCACAATTCAGTTTTtttattgcttaaaaaataattctatttttaatgtgattCCTTGCTAATGACATCCTGGAATGCTTATTTGCTTTGCGACAGAAAAGTTTTTGCTACCTCCTCTCTTTGGAATCCTCAAAGATTGCACAAAACAAGCCCTAAAGCgctttctttgtgtttcttttcacTCTTCTACCTGGGGATCTGAAGATCATCCTTGGTCCTAGAGGCCCAAAaagccatttcttcttcctctttaaggAACCTAGTGATCTACTGACACTCTTGTTTGGCCTTTTTGCAGGGGGGAGAAAATCGCAATCTGTTGGATTTTCTGTACTCTTTGCCAACTCCCTCTTGGATAACTTGGCCTGATTTTGTTGGGGAGGAACAACACTGCTTTTACTAACCAActtatgtttcttttttaccaTTCTAGTGGCATCTAACTCTAGGTCACTGCTTCTACTTAACTGTAACTCTTTCAGATTAACCATTTCTGAAGAAACCTTTGAGGCTACCGGAGGAACAATGTGGTTGCTTCCATTAACAACTTGCTTCCCTTTCTTTGTGACCAATTTAGGGGTTCCTATGTCATTACTTTCTGACTTTGGAGAAATAATGGGATGTGCTGGCAAACCTTTCACAACAGGAGTCCCTGTGTTAGTCTTCTGAAGTGTGGTGTccaccttttttttcatttgctgttCCTTGGTTTCTATCTTCTTACAAGCatcttttttcctgcttttgcCGATGGCTGGTGTCACTTCAAGGTCTGTCAATCCTTGTTTTTTATCGTTCTTTTGGGGCTCTGTTTCATCATTCTTATTCGTCTCCTGGAAGCCATCTGTTACTTCTATGGCTTTTGGTCCTtgacctctttttcttttacatgcTCTCTCTGAACTGTAGTTTTGAGGATTTAAGGGAATAGTTGTCTCAGACATGCCTATCtcagatgaaaaagaagaatCGGTACTCatattcttccttttattcatCTCCTTTCTCTTCGGAGTTCTTGACCTATCTTTCTCAAAAGCTGCAGCTGTCTCCATAGtctgtttttcatcttttttccctgtaaaaatgacaaaaatatatcTAGTGGTAACATCCCATTACAAATCAACAACTACTTATATGTTGGCTACATATCATTATGTGGGAGTGTGACTAGatgaaaaagcatctattaagcacttagtatgtgctaagtgctatgctaagcactaggaactTTAACtgaaaatagttcctgctctcaaagagatcacactctaattgggggagacaaaGATGGAAAGGCCCATGAATCCtaagtgttaaggctaaaattctagctaaactaactaaaatctaatgagtggttgccaataaattataagctttagcaagagttagacttttaagcatttattaaggagaataagaattttgtaaagagagagagagagaaaggcctagattcctctattaaagggagagcgcatttgtagctcccttctccaccagagtcctcaggaaagagagtgagtcagagcaccagcctcccccttcttcctccacaagccaacgtcacttcctgacgccaaagaaaagatgcatggtcttgccctcagagaccttcacctcatggcggagcttttctacagtaagtctccagcaggtggcatcattccaatcgttacataaggGTGTAGTTATGGGGCAGAAGGACTTAAGATTCCTTAGGTTACAAAAGTAGGTCAAATGCCAATGCTAACACTGGCATAAAGCTGGTGGTCCTCCATCTTATCAGACACAAAAGAGTAGTTGACTCACATTTTCATCCAAGTCCTATGAGCAGCCAGCAGGTTAGGCAAAAAGGAACAACCCATATGTAGAGTTTAGCAGCCCTCACTTCTACTTAAGTTTGGCATCACTACACAACACCAACTTCAACTTGAGTAGGAAGTTTGTTAATGATGCAGCAGAGGTGTCAGGGGGCACAATGAAAAGATGAGGgcaaaagaagactgaaaagtagATATGAACTAGACAGAATGAAAGCATGGGGAAAGGAAACAGGAATGGTACAGGATAAAAAGGATTTCTCCATCAACATGAAACTGAACCACAAAGGTGATATCATCAAGACTGTAAATATTTAAGTCACCATGGTTTTGAGgatactgttctgtcaaggataGTACATGGCTTAGAATCAGTTAAATCATTAATTcaacaaaagcattttattaagagcttaccTATTAAGTAAAAAGcattgtaacaggattaatgcagaaataggattaatgatattatgtgtatatatatgtgtgtgtatatatatatctatatgtatatgtatagatatatatagatataacctatatcagattacctgctgtctaagggaggggggagggaggggagggagggagggagaaaaatctgaaattgtaaagcatgtataaacaaaagttgagaactatctttacatgtaacggaaaaaataaaatatctcaaaaaaaaaaaaaaaaagtaaaaagcaatGAGAGGTATAAAGAGATAAGAGTTTATCAGGGACAAGTGCTAGGACCAGTTTTGTTTCAAATCTATAGTGAGGATCTAGAAAAAGGTGATCTGAtatgtattgattgattaatatctAAGATTAAGAAAGGATAAGAGTACTCAATTGACTTAGAAGGCataccactaaaaaaaaaaaaaaggcataccACTATAGTGGGGGACAAGAAACATTCATCAggctaatttattttaatattctaaaAACTATTCTTGCTATTCTATTATTCTAACCAAACAACCTTCTTTTAATTATGTTTCCTAGGTATCATGATGGGGAAAATTTTCAACCAGCTCTATTGTCTGTGTGATAAATACAATTTTAAGCTCtaataacttaaaactgcactaagtcTTTTGGAACATCCTGTATGTTCACCTATTATATTAGATAAGTGTGAATTTGGTTAGTAAGAGTTTCTTCTCCACAGAGGTAAGTGtactgataatttaaaaatcaaggtCATGGACCCTCTCAAAACTAACGACCTGGAAGCCCTGTGGTAGTCAACTATCCCAGAAGGCCAGGTTTAATAACAACTTTCTAATCCACATTATATACAATATCAGTCACCTCAACTCTCATTTGCTACTTTTCTGCATCCTGATACTTATTACAATCTTCCTGTAATAAATCTGTCTTCTATAAACTTAGTATTTCACTatcttattttgaaattttttaatttgtatattttttttggtgaggcaattggggttaagtgacttgcccagggtcacacagctagttaagtattaagtgtctgaggcc
This window contains:
- the RRP1 gene encoding ribosomal RNA processing protein 1 homolog A isoform X2; the protein is MERPFLLYVDAGQTSPTEHLFVQTFWQTMNREWIGIDRLRLDKFYMLMRLLLNQSFEVLKRNEWEESQVELLLDILMKEVFHPDSQAPCGVKSHFIDIYLEELTKVGAKELTADQNLKFIVPFCKIAAKTKDSTLLYDIVGGIFEAILEQAPFAIEDLIRELNANQEDDELLEAESDDMTSVRSPRKQKKGKKGQDSSSSEDKRKVKKHNAGKGHIGLFLQFNYEEIADRLFEMASRQSTPSLNRKRLYKLVRKFQSLAEGIFPQDGLPRRNKSKKRLKQKKTCLPKSKLQKKKGKKDEKQTMETAAAFEKDRSRTPKRKEMNKRKNMSTDSSFSSEIGMSETTIPLNPQNYSSERACKRKRGQGPKAIEVTDGFQETNKNDETEPQKNDKKQGLTDLEVTPAIGKSRKKDACKKIETKEQQMKKKVDTTLQKTNTGTPVVKGLPAHPIISPKSESNDIGTPKLVTKKGKQVVNGSNHIVPPVASKVSSEMVNLKELQLSRSSDLELDATRMVKKKHKLVSKSSVVPPQQNQAKLSKRELAKSTENPTDCDFLPPAKRPNKSVSRSLGSLKRKKKWLFGPLGPRMIFRSPGRRVKRNTKKAL